In one window of Streptomyces sp. FXJ1.172 DNA:
- a CDS encoding aldose epimerase family protein has translation MSEHTPELIGTLPDGSEVHRWTLERAGTRVEILTYGGIVRSLQVPDREGRTANVVLGFPSLDGYLTHPEPYLGALVGRYANRIAGARFPLDGAVHALEPNSGPNSLHGGARGFDKRVWDAEPAGHGVRLSRVSPHGEEGFPGRLAVSATYTLDASGALRIAYEATTDAPTVVNLTHHGYFNLAGQDAGHAGGHELRIAASRFTPVDADLIPTGALQDVRGTRFDFRETRKTGSGYDHNFVLDKGVTAVAQEAAELHDPACGRTLTISTTEPGLQLYTADHLPAPFSPTDGIALETQHFPDSPNQPHFPSTVVRPGEVFRSQTVYAFSVR, from the coding sequence ATGAGTGAACACACGCCTGAACTTATCGGCACACTTCCCGATGGCTCCGAGGTCCACCGCTGGACGCTGGAGCGCGCCGGGACGCGCGTGGAGATCCTGACGTACGGCGGGATCGTGCGCTCGCTCCAGGTCCCGGACCGGGAGGGCCGCACGGCGAACGTGGTGCTGGGCTTCCCCTCCCTGGACGGCTATCTCACGCATCCGGAGCCGTACTTGGGCGCCCTGGTCGGCCGGTACGCCAACCGGATCGCGGGCGCCCGCTTCCCGCTGGACGGCGCGGTCCACGCCCTGGAGCCGAACAGCGGCCCGAACTCCCTGCACGGTGGCGCCCGCGGCTTCGACAAGCGGGTGTGGGACGCCGAGCCGGCCGGCCACGGCGTGCGGCTGAGCCGGGTCAGCCCGCACGGCGAGGAGGGCTTCCCGGGCCGCCTCGCGGTGTCGGCCACGTACACGCTGGACGCGTCCGGCGCACTGCGCATCGCGTACGAGGCGACGACGGACGCGCCCACGGTCGTCAACCTCACCCACCACGGCTACTTCAACCTGGCCGGCCAGGACGCGGGCCACGCGGGCGGCCATGAACTGCGCATCGCCGCCTCCCGCTTCACCCCGGTCGACGCGGACCTGATCCCGACCGGCGCCCTTCAGGACGTGCGCGGCACCCGTTTCGACTTCCGCGAGACCCGCAAGACCGGCTCGGGCTACGACCACAACTTCGTCCTGGACAAGGGCGTGACCGCGGTTGCGCAGGAGGCCGCCGAGCTGCACGACCCGGCCTGTGGCCGCACCCTGACGATCTCGACGACCGAGCCGGGCCTCCAGCTCTACACCGCGGACCACCTCCCGGCCCCCTTCTCCCCCACCGACGGCATCGCCCTGGAGACCCAGCACTTCCCGGACTCCCCGAACCAGCCGCACTTCCCGAGCACGGTGGTGCGGCCGGGCGAGGTCTTCCGCTCGCAGACGGTGTACGCCTTCTCCGTCCGCT
- a CDS encoding SGNH/GDSL hydrolase family protein has protein sequence MRKPGSRRRAALAVVAAGVLGVAGCDAGGGTSASGGTKAHTPRPAPVWNRSPDSIAAVGDSITRGFDACMVLSDCPEVSWATGSDAQVDSLAVRLLGVTGAARRSWNYAVTGARMADLPDQMSQAAAHGPQLVTVMVGANDACRASASAMTPVADFRADFEEALRTLRKASPKTQVYVASVPNLKRLWSAGRSSPLGKEVWKLGICPSMLSGADDLTNAATQRRDQVQRRVVEYNAALKEVCAKDRRCRFDGGAVYDYAFDTDQLSRWDWFHPSRDGQARLAAIAYKTITAPDPAA, from the coding sequence ATGCGCAAGCCAGGCAGCCGTAGGCGAGCCGCCCTCGCCGTCGTGGCGGCCGGCGTGCTGGGGGTCGCCGGATGCGACGCCGGCGGCGGCACGTCCGCGTCGGGGGGCACCAAGGCGCACACCCCCAGACCCGCCCCGGTGTGGAACCGCAGCCCGGACTCGATCGCCGCGGTCGGCGATTCCATCACGCGCGGCTTCGACGCGTGCATGGTGCTGTCGGACTGCCCCGAGGTGTCGTGGGCGACGGGCAGCGACGCCCAGGTGGACAGCCTGGCGGTGCGGCTGCTGGGCGTGACGGGCGCGGCTCGGCGCAGCTGGAACTACGCGGTGACCGGGGCCCGGATGGCGGACCTGCCGGACCAGATGAGCCAGGCGGCGGCGCACGGCCCGCAGTTGGTGACGGTGATGGTGGGCGCGAACGACGCCTGCCGCGCCTCGGCGTCGGCGATGACCCCGGTGGCCGACTTCCGCGCGGACTTCGAGGAGGCGCTGCGCACCCTGCGCAAGGCGTCGCCGAAGACGCAGGTGTACGTGGCGAGTGTGCCGAACCTGAAGCGGCTGTGGTCCGCGGGCCGGAGCAGCCCGCTGGGCAAGGAGGTGTGGAAGCTCGGCATCTGCCCGTCGATGCTGTCCGGCGCGGACGACCTGACGAACGCGGCCACCCAGCGCCGGGACCAGGTGCAGCGGCGCGTGGTGGAGTACAACGCGGCGCTGAAGGAGGTCTGCGCCAAGGACCGCCGCTGCCGCTTCGACGGGGGCGCGGTCTACGACTACGCGTTCGACACCGACCAGCTCAGCCGCTGGGACTGGTTCCACCCCAGCAGGGACGGCCAGGCGCGGCTGGCGGCGATCGCGTACAAGACGATCACGGCACCGGATCCGGCCGCCTAG
- a CDS encoding DUF3145 domain-containing protein: protein MTTRGVLYVHSAPRALCPHVEWAVAGVLGTRVSLDWIRQPAAPGTWRSEFSWQGQAGTASKLASALRGWHLLRFEVTAEPCPTAEGERYSCTPDLGIFHAVTGIHGDILIPEDRLRAALQRSQRGESDLEAELTKLLGKPWDDELEPFRYAGEGAPVRWLHQVV from the coding sequence GTGACGACACGTGGAGTTCTGTACGTGCACTCCGCGCCGCGCGCGCTGTGCCCGCACGTCGAGTGGGCCGTCGCCGGGGTGCTCGGCACACGCGTCAGCCTCGACTGGATCCGGCAGCCCGCGGCCCCCGGCACCTGGCGCTCGGAGTTCTCCTGGCAGGGCCAGGCCGGCACGGCCTCCAAGCTCGCCTCCGCGCTGCGCGGCTGGCACCTGCTGCGCTTCGAGGTCACCGCCGAGCCCTGCCCCACCGCCGAGGGCGAGCGCTACAGCTGCACCCCCGACCTCGGCATCTTCCACGCCGTCACCGGCATCCACGGTGACATCCTCATCCCCGAGGACCGGCTGCGCGCGGCCCTGCAGCGCAGCCAGCGGGGCGAGAGCGACCTCGAGGCCGAACTGACCAAGCTGCTCGGCAAGCCGTGGGACGACGAACTGGAGCCGTTCCGCTACGCGGGAGAGGGAGCGCCGGTGCGCTGGCTGCACCAGGTGGTGTGA
- the fabF gene encoding beta-ketoacyl-ACP synthase II encodes MSPTNRTVVVTGIGATTPLGGDAASFWEALVAGTSGVRVLEQEWAAELPVRIAAQIAVEPGEIIPRPQARKLDRSAQFALIAAQEAWKDAGFTARAGEDASVNPDRLGAVIASGIGGVTTLLDQYDILKEKGVRRVSPHTVPMLMPNSPAANVGIELGARAGVHTPVSACASGAEAIGYAIEMIRTGRADVVVAGGTEAAIHPLPIAAFGNMMAMSKNNDDPQGASRPYDAGRDGFVLGEGAGVIVLESEEHAKARGARIYVEAVGQGVSADAHHITQPEPSGDGIAHALQNLLDGTDLKPAEIVHVNAHATSTPQGDVAEIKALRKVFGDDVDHMAISATKSMTGHLLGGAGGIETVASILALVNRTAPPTINLDNLDPEVNADIVGGEAKALPEGRIAVLNDSFGFGGHNVVLAFRTV; translated from the coding sequence GTGAGCCCGACCAATCGCACCGTGGTCGTCACCGGTATCGGCGCAACCACACCGCTGGGTGGCGACGCAGCATCGTTCTGGGAGGCACTGGTCGCCGGCACGTCCGGCGTCCGTGTCCTGGAGCAGGAGTGGGCGGCCGAGCTGCCGGTCCGTATCGCCGCGCAGATCGCCGTCGAGCCGGGCGAGATCATTCCCCGGCCGCAGGCCCGCAAGCTGGACCGGTCGGCGCAGTTCGCGCTGATCGCCGCTCAGGAGGCCTGGAAGGACGCCGGTTTCACCGCCAGGGCCGGTGAGGACGCGTCCGTGAACCCCGACCGTCTGGGTGCGGTCATCGCCTCCGGCATCGGCGGTGTGACCACGCTCCTGGACCAGTACGACATCCTCAAGGAGAAGGGCGTACGCCGCGTCTCCCCGCACACGGTGCCGATGCTGATGCCCAACTCCCCGGCGGCCAACGTCGGTATCGAGCTGGGTGCCCGCGCGGGTGTGCACACCCCGGTCTCGGCCTGCGCCTCGGGCGCGGAGGCCATCGGGTACGCGATCGAGATGATCCGCACGGGCCGCGCCGACGTGGTCGTCGCGGGCGGTACGGAGGCGGCGATCCACCCGCTGCCCATCGCCGCGTTCGGCAACATGATGGCGATGTCCAAGAACAACGACGACCCGCAGGGCGCCTCGCGGCCCTACGACGCCGGCCGCGACGGCTTCGTGCTCGGCGAGGGCGCCGGTGTGATCGTCCTGGAGTCCGAGGAGCACGCGAAGGCCCGCGGCGCCCGGATCTACGTCGAGGCGGTCGGCCAGGGCGTCTCCGCCGACGCCCACCACATCACGCAGCCCGAGCCCTCCGGCGACGGCATCGCGCACGCCCTGCAGAACCTGCTGGACGGCACGGACCTGAAGCCGGCCGAGATCGTGCACGTCAACGCGCACGCGACGTCGACGCCGCAGGGCGACGTGGCCGAGATCAAGGCGCTGCGCAAGGTGTTCGGCGACGACGTCGACCACATGGCGATCTCCGCGACGAAGTCGATGACCGGGCACCTGCTCGGTGGCGCGGGCGGCATCGAGACCGTCGCGTCGATCCTGGCGCTCGTGAACCGTACGGCCCCGCCGACGATCAACCTCGACAACCTCGACCCCGAGGTCAACGCGGACATCGTGGGCGGCGAGGCGAAGGCCCTCCCCGAGGGCCGTATCGCCGTGCTGAACGACTCGTTCGGCTTCGGCGGCCACAACGTGGTGCTGGCGTTCCGCACCGTCTGA
- a CDS encoding acyl carrier protein yields MAATQAEIVEGLAEIVNEIAGIPVEDVQLDKSFTDDLDVDSLSMVEVVVAAEERFDVKIPDEDVKNLKTVGDATDYILKHQA; encoded by the coding sequence ATGGCCGCCACTCAGGCAGAGATCGTCGAAGGTCTCGCCGAGATCGTGAACGAGATCGCCGGCATCCCGGTTGAGGACGTCCAGCTGGACAAGTCCTTCACCGACGACCTGGACGTCGACTCGCTGTCCATGGTCGAGGTCGTCGTCGCCGCCGAAGAGCGCTTCGACGTGAAGATCCCGGACGAGGACGTCAAGAACCTCAAGACCGTCGGTGACGCGACCGACTACATCCTCAAGCACCAGGCCTGA
- a CDS encoding ketoacyl-ACP synthase III, translating to MAKIKPSKGAPYARILGVGGYRPTRVVPNEVILEKIDSSDEWIRSRSGIETRHWAGPEETVAAMSIEASGKAIADAGIAAEQIGAVVVSTVSHFSQTPAVATEIADKLGTAKAAAFDISAGCAGFGYGLTLAKGMVVEGSAEYVLVIGVERLSDLTDLEDRATAFLFGDGAGAVVVGPSQEPAIGPTVWGSEGDKSETIKQTIPWNRFRIGDVAELPLDSEGNVKFPAITQEGQAVFRWAVFEMAKVAQQALDAAGISPDDLDVFIPHQANVRIIDSMVKTLKLPEHVTVARDIRTTGNTSAASIPLAMERLLATGEAKSGDTALVIGFGAGLVYAATVVTLP from the coding sequence ATGGCGAAGATCAAGCCCAGCAAGGGCGCCCCGTATGCGCGCATCCTCGGTGTCGGCGGCTACCGGCCGACCCGGGTGGTGCCCAACGAGGTGATCCTCGAGAAGATCGACTCGTCCGACGAGTGGATCCGCTCGCGCTCCGGCATCGAGACCCGGCACTGGGCCGGTCCCGAGGAGACCGTGGCCGCGATGTCCATCGAGGCCTCCGGCAAGGCGATCGCGGACGCCGGTATCGCCGCCGAGCAGATCGGTGCCGTGGTCGTCTCGACCGTGTCGCACTTCAGCCAGACCCCGGCCGTCGCCACCGAGATCGCCGACAAGCTGGGCACCGCCAAGGCCGCCGCCTTCGACATCTCGGCCGGCTGCGCGGGCTTCGGCTACGGCCTCACGCTCGCCAAGGGCATGGTGGTGGAAGGTTCCGCCGAGTACGTGCTCGTCATCGGCGTGGAGCGGCTGAGCGACCTGACCGACCTGGAGGACCGGGCCACGGCCTTCCTGTTCGGCGACGGCGCCGGCGCGGTCGTGGTCGGCCCCTCGCAGGAGCCGGCGATCGGCCCGACCGTGTGGGGCTCCGAGGGCGACAAGTCGGAGACCATCAAGCAGACCATCCCGTGGAACCGCTTCCGCATCGGTGACGTCGCCGAGCTTCCGCTGGACAGCGAGGGCAACGTCAAGTTCCCCGCGATCACGCAGGAGGGCCAGGCGGTGTTCCGCTGGGCCGTGTTCGAGATGGCGAAGGTCGCCCAGCAGGCGCTGGACGCGGCCGGGATCAGCCCGGACGACCTGGACGTCTTCATCCCGCACCAGGCCAATGTGCGGATCATCGACTCGATGGTGAAGACTCTCAAACTGCCGGAGCACGTCACGGTCGCCCGTGACATCCGCACCACCGGCAACACCTCGGCCGCCTCGATCCCGCTCGCCATGGAGCGGCTCCTGGCGACCGGGGAGGCGAAGAGCGGCGACACCGCGCTCGTCATCGGATTCGGGGCGGGTCTCGTCTACGCCGCCACGGTCGTTACCCTCCCCTAG
- a CDS encoding ACP S-malonyltransferase, with protein sequence MLVLVAPGQGAQTPGFLTPWLELPGAKDRVSAWSDAIGLDLVHYGTEADADAIRDTAVAQPLLVAAGILSAAALGDIAEIAPGAVAGHSVGEFTAAAFAGVLDATAALRLVRERGLAMADAAAITETGMSALLGGDPETSVAHLEKLGLTPANINGAGQIVAAGTLEQLAALAEDKPEGVRKVVPLKVAGAFHTSHMAPAVATLEKAAADLAPADPKLTYVSNRDGKAVATGAEVLERLVGQVANPVRWDLCMETFGELGVTALVEVCPGGTLTGLAKRALPGVKTLALKTPDDLDAARALISEHAGAGA encoded by the coding sequence GTGCTCGTACTCGTCGCTCCCGGCCAGGGCGCCCAGACGCCTGGCTTCCTGACTCCCTGGCTCGAACTCCCCGGTGCCAAGGACCGCGTGTCCGCGTGGTCGGACGCCATCGGACTGGACCTGGTCCACTACGGCACCGAGGCCGACGCCGACGCCATCCGGGACACCGCCGTGGCCCAGCCGCTGCTGGTCGCCGCCGGGATCCTGTCCGCCGCGGCACTCGGTGACATCGCGGAGATCGCCCCGGGCGCGGTCGCGGGCCACAGCGTCGGCGAGTTCACCGCCGCCGCCTTCGCCGGGGTGCTGGACGCCACCGCCGCCCTGCGCCTGGTCCGTGAGCGGGGTCTGGCGATGGCCGACGCCGCCGCGATCACCGAGACCGGGATGTCGGCGCTGCTCGGCGGCGACCCCGAGACGTCGGTCGCGCACCTGGAGAAGCTGGGCCTGACCCCGGCGAACATCAACGGCGCGGGCCAGATCGTCGCCGCCGGCACGCTGGAGCAGCTGGCCGCGCTGGCCGAGGACAAGCCCGAGGGCGTCCGCAAGGTCGTGCCGCTGAAGGTCGCCGGCGCCTTCCACACCAGCCACATGGCCCCGGCCGTCGCGACGCTGGAGAAGGCCGCCGCGGACCTGGCGCCGGCCGACCCGAAGCTCACCTACGTCTCCAACCGGGACGGCAAGGCCGTCGCGACCGGCGCCGAGGTGCTCGAGCGGCTGGTCGGCCAGGTCGCCAACCCGGTGCGCTGGGACCTGTGCATGGAGACGTTCGGGGAACTGGGCGTCACCGCGCTCGTCGAGGTATGTCCGGGCGGCACGCTGACCGGCCTGGCCAAGCGCGCCCTGCCCGGAGTCAAGACGCTGGCCCTGAAGACCCCCGACGATCTCGACGCGGCCCGCGCGCTCATCTCCGAGCACGCCGGCGCCGGCGCCTAA
- the fasR gene encoding fatty acid biosynthesis transcriptional regulator FasR — translation MHPHAATLKRLEKSSGSLAAQAIARMDESLPWYRAMPPENRSWIGLVAQAGIAAFTEWFRHPDAPQAISTDVFGTAPRELTRAITLRQTVEMVRTTIEVMESAIDEVAAPGDESVLREALLVYAREIAFATAQVYAQAAEARGAWDARLESLVVNAVLSGEADEGAVSRAAALGWNSPEHVCVVLGTAPDGDSELTVEAIRRAARHAKLQVLTGVLGDRLVVIAGGSANPLAVAKSLIGPFAAGPVVAGPVVPDLLAATRSAQAAAAGLKACSAWQDAPRPVLADDLLPERAIAGDPSAREQLVEEIYRPLEEAGSALLETLSVYLEQASSLEGAARMLFVHPNTVRYRLRRVTDVTGWSPSDVRSAFTLRIALILGRLADGEPQT, via the coding sequence ATCCACCCGCACGCCGCGACCCTGAAGCGGCTGGAGAAGTCCTCCGGGTCCCTCGCCGCGCAGGCCATCGCGCGGATGGACGAGAGCCTGCCGTGGTACCGGGCCATGCCCCCGGAGAACCGTTCCTGGATCGGGCTCGTGGCCCAGGCGGGCATCGCCGCCTTCACCGAGTGGTTCCGGCACCCGGACGCGCCCCAGGCGATCTCGACCGATGTGTTCGGCACCGCGCCGCGCGAGCTGACGCGGGCCATCACGCTGCGGCAGACGGTGGAGATGGTGCGGACCACCATCGAGGTCATGGAGTCCGCCATCGACGAGGTGGCGGCTCCGGGGGACGAGAGCGTGCTGCGCGAGGCGCTGCTCGTGTACGCCCGGGAGATCGCCTTCGCCACCGCCCAGGTGTACGCCCAGGCGGCCGAGGCACGCGGTGCCTGGGACGCGCGGCTGGAGTCGCTGGTCGTCAACGCCGTGCTCAGCGGGGAGGCCGACGAGGGGGCCGTCAGCCGGGCCGCCGCGCTCGGCTGGAACTCGCCCGAGCACGTGTGCGTGGTGCTCGGGACCGCGCCGGACGGGGACAGCGAGCTGACGGTCGAGGCGATCCGGCGGGCCGCGCGGCACGCCAAGCTCCAGGTGCTCACCGGGGTGCTCGGGGACCGGCTCGTCGTCATCGCCGGTGGCAGCGCCAATCCGCTCGCCGTCGCCAAGTCGCTGATCGGGCCGTTCGCCGCCGGGCCGGTCGTCGCGGGGCCCGTCGTACCGGATCTGCTGGCCGCCACGCGGTCCGCGCAGGCCGCCGCGGCCGGGCTGAAGGCGTGTTCCGCCTGGCAGGACGCGCCACGGCCGGTGCTGGCGGACGATCTGCTGCCGGAGCGCGCGATCGCGGGCGATCCGAGCGCCCGCGAGCAACTGGTGGAGGAGATCTACAGACCACTGGAGGAGGCGGGCTCGGCGCTCCTGGAAACCCTGAGTGTCTACCTGGAGCAGGCGAGCAGCCTGGAAGGCGCCGCCCGGATGCTCTTCGTTCACCCGAACACCGTGCGCTACCGGCTCCGACGTGTGACTGACGTCACCGGCTGGTCGCCTTCGGATGTACGATCCGCGTTTACGCTGCGGATCGCGCTCATCCTGGGGCGTCTGGCCGATGGCGAACCTCAGACATAG
- a CDS encoding pirin family protein: protein MEVRRAAERYRGGEPEAGIDSWHAFSFGPHYDPGNLRFGAVIACNEERLAPGAGFGEHPHSHTEIVTWVVEGELTHRDSTGHETRVRPGDVQRLSAAAGVRHVERNDGPRPLTFIQMWLAPLTPGGDPSYEIVPGIADSTPYAVPEAGAMLHVRRLASGERTAVPDAAHVYVHVVHGEVTLGGTALGPGDAARITGARGLEATGTMPAELLMWEMGV, encoded by the coding sequence ATGGAGGTACGGCGCGCCGCTGAGCGCTATCGCGGAGGGGAGCCGGAGGCCGGGATCGACTCCTGGCACGCCTTCTCCTTCGGCCCGCACTACGACCCCGGCAACCTGCGCTTCGGCGCGGTGATCGCCTGCAACGAGGAACGGCTCGCCCCCGGCGCCGGCTTCGGCGAACACCCGCACAGCCACACCGAGATCGTCACATGGGTGGTCGAGGGCGAACTGACCCACCGCGACTCCACCGGCCACGAGACACGGGTGCGCCCGGGGGACGTCCAGCGCCTGAGCGCGGCGGCCGGCGTCCGCCACGTGGAACGCAACGACGGCCCCCGCCCGCTGACCTTCATCCAGATGTGGCTGGCACCGCTGACCCCGGGCGGCGACCCGTCGTACGAGATCGTCCCGGGCATCGCCGACTCCACGCCCTACGCCGTCCCGGAGGCCGGCGCGATGCTCCACGTGCGCCGCCTGGCCTCCGGCGAACGCACCGCCGTGCCGGACGCGGCGCATGTGTACGTGCACGTGGTGCACGGGGAGGTCACGCTGGGGGGGACGGCCCTGGGCCCGGGCGACGCGGCACGGATCACCGGGGCGCGGGGCCTGGAGGCGACGGGGACGATGCCGGCGGAACTGCTGATGTGGGAGATGGGGGTGTAG
- a CDS encoding serine hydrolase domain-containing protein codes for MSLNSLASIENWPVPTVAAGVVRADGTVLGTHGPLAHRFALASVTKPLAAYAALVAYEEGAIELDEPAGPPGATVRHLLAHTSGLAFDEHRVTAPAGERRLYSNAGFEQLGDHIAKATDIPFAEYLRQAVLEPLGMTSTSLEGSPAKDGVSTVADLLRFAAEVQAPRLLDPRTVAAAMTVQYPGTKGVLPGYGHQNPNDWGLGFEIRDAKSPHWTGSSSSPRTFGHFGQSGTFLWIDPDAGVACAALTDRAFGPWATEAWPVFTDAVLAELRG; via the coding sequence ATGTCGTTGAACAGCTTGGCGTCGATCGAGAACTGGCCCGTCCCCACCGTCGCGGCGGGTGTCGTACGAGCGGACGGGACCGTCCTCGGGACGCACGGCCCCCTCGCCCACCGCTTCGCGCTCGCCTCGGTCACCAAGCCGCTGGCGGCGTACGCGGCGCTCGTCGCCTACGAGGAGGGCGCGATCGAGCTGGACGAGCCCGCCGGGCCGCCCGGTGCGACCGTCCGCCACCTTCTCGCCCACACCTCCGGGCTGGCCTTCGACGAGCACCGGGTGACGGCGCCGGCCGGAGAGCGGCGGCTGTACTCCAACGCGGGGTTCGAGCAGCTGGGGGACCACATCGCCAAGGCGACGGACATCCCGTTCGCCGAGTACCTGCGCCAGGCGGTGCTGGAGCCGCTGGGGATGACGTCGACGTCGCTCGAGGGCTCGCCCGCGAAGGACGGGGTGTCGACGGTCGCGGACCTGCTGCGGTTCGCCGCTGAGGTGCAGGCGCCGCGGCTGCTGGACCCGCGGACGGTGGCCGCCGCGATGACCGTGCAGTACCCCGGGACGAAGGGCGTCCTGCCGGGGTACGGGCACCAGAACCCGAACGACTGGGGGCTGGGCTTCGAGATCCGGGACGCCAAGTCCCCGCACTGGACGGGCAGTTCGTCCTCCCCGCGGACCTTCGGGCACTTCGGCCAGTCCGGTACGTTCCTGTGGATCGACCCGGACGCGGGGGTGGCGTGCGCCGCCCTGACGGACCGGGCGTTCGGCCCCTGGGCGACCGAGGCGTGGCCGGTGTTCACGGACGCGGTGCTGGCGGAGCTGCGCGGCTGA
- a CDS encoding GNAT family N-acetyltransferase, which translates to MSLARRALPEDAAEVLRLRQVMIDAVPVLGHDTSTDWHAESLPTLHARLTEADGNFAAFVVDRPERQGTLAALAVGTLEYRIGAAGNPQGRVGHVFSVATDPDARRRGYARACMEELLHWFRARGAGHVLLNASPAAQPLYASLGFTRDPDPSMRLLL; encoded by the coding sequence ATGAGTCTTGCACGCCGGGCCCTGCCCGAGGACGCCGCCGAAGTGCTGCGGCTGCGCCAGGTCATGATCGACGCGGTGCCGGTCCTGGGACACGACACGTCGACCGACTGGCACGCCGAGTCCCTGCCGACGCTGCACGCGCGGCTCACCGAGGCCGACGGGAACTTCGCGGCCTTCGTCGTGGACCGTCCCGAGCGGCAGGGGACACTGGCTGCGCTGGCGGTCGGCACGCTGGAGTACCGCATCGGGGCGGCCGGGAACCCGCAGGGGCGGGTCGGGCACGTCTTCAGCGTCGCGACCGACCCGGACGCCCGCCGGCGCGGGTACGCGCGCGCGTGCATGGAGGAACTGCTGCACTGGTTCCGCGCGCGCGGCGCCGGGCACGTGCTGCTCAACGCCTCCCCCGCGGCCCAGCCGCTGTACGCCTCCCTCGGCTTCACACGGGATCCGGACCCGTCGATGCGACTGCTGCTGTGA
- a CDS encoding MerR family transcriptional regulator, which translates to MTVMQTTPADTARTAPADICSAPARRHPRPDGQDRYTISEVVAFTGLTAHTLRWYERIGLMPHVDRSHTGQRRYSNRDLDWLDFVTKLRLTGMPVADMVRYAELVREGESTYLERQALLESTRRDVLNRIAELQDTLSVLDLKIGFYAREQAAR; encoded by the coding sequence ATGACGGTGATGCAGACCACGCCGGCGGACACCGCACGCACGGCTCCCGCAGACATCTGCTCCGCCCCGGCCAGACGCCATCCGCGCCCCGACGGCCAGGACCGCTACACGATCAGCGAGGTCGTCGCGTTCACCGGTCTGACCGCGCACACCCTGCGCTGGTACGAGCGCATCGGCCTGATGCCGCACGTCGACCGTTCCCACACCGGCCAGCGCCGCTACAGCAACCGCGACCTGGACTGGCTGGACTTCGTGACCAAACTGCGGCTGACGGGCATGCCGGTGGCGGACATGGTCCGCTACGCGGAGCTGGTGCGGGAGGGCGAGAGCACCTACCTGGAACGCCAGGCCCTGCTGGAGTCGACCCGCCGGGACGTCCTGAACCGCATCGCCGAACTCCAGGACACCCTTTCCGTACTGGACCTCAAGATCGGCTTCTACGCGCGCGAGCAGGCGGCGCGCTGA
- a CDS encoding DUF4429 domain-containing protein — MGDVLAGFHAVWEFESDSVLIRHERGIRTPKLLQALGERRIPLSAVEDVSLTPGKRGTVVLRLLPRAGADPLMDAADGQLREGSDPYRLVLPAERETLAEYYADQLRSLLTESGSGPAERYLVPAPEAPLHFKAYDAKVSFDGASVQFRWSWTGASSAKWKAGDQSFPVADLSGVEWRSPEVFEGHLRLIRRSAGAGAAAQPDQDPAAVVFGLGYGPVHESLPFAAAVLAAVRTRGPVPAVPAARARRDPADIAERIRHLGELHQAGLVTDEEFSSKKAELLAEL; from the coding sequence ATGGGTGACGTACTGGCGGGTTTTCATGCCGTCTGGGAGTTCGAGTCCGACTCCGTGCTCATCCGTCACGAACGGGGGATTCGAACACCGAAGCTGCTCCAGGCGCTCGGGGAACGGCGTATCCCGCTGTCCGCGGTCGAGGACGTGAGCCTCACGCCGGGCAAGCGCGGCACCGTCGTCCTGCGCCTGCTGCCGCGCGCCGGCGCCGATCCGCTGATGGATGCGGCCGACGGGCAGCTCAGGGAGGGCTCCGATCCCTACCGGCTGGTGCTGCCGGCCGAGCGGGAGACGCTCGCCGAGTACTACGCCGACCAGCTGCGGAGCCTGCTGACCGAGTCCGGCTCCGGGCCGGCCGAGCGCTACCTGGTGCCGGCGCCCGAGGCGCCGCTGCATTTCAAGGCGTACGACGCGAAGGTGTCGTTCGACGGGGCGTCCGTGCAGTTCCGCTGGTCGTGGACGGGTGCGTCCTCGGCGAAGTGGAAGGCGGGCGACCAGAGCTTTCCGGTCGCCGACCTCAGCGGGGTGGAGTGGCGCTCGCCGGAGGTGTTCGAGGGGCACCTGCGGCTGATCCGGCGCTCGGCCGGCGCGGGAGCGGCCGCGCAGCCCGACCAGGACCCGGCGGCCGTCGTCTTCGGGCTGGGGTACGGCCCGGTGCACGAGTCGCTGCCGTTCGCCGCCGCGGTCCTGGCCGCCGTGCGCACGCGCGGGCCGGTGCCCGCGGTGCCGGCCGCCCGGGCCCGGCGGGATCCCGCGGACATCGCCGAACGGATCCGGCACCTCGGCGAACTGCACCAGGCCGGCCTGGTCACCGACGAGGAATTCTCCTCCAAGAAGGCCGAGTTGCTGGCGGAGCTGTAG